TAGCATATACGTTTCCTGGTTTCTTCAATTGGAAAAAGTCTGCAGCTTCATCTGCATCTTTAAAAACAAAGGATGTAGTCTGATAGATCGGAACTGCTCTGGCACCAGTAGTTGGATCTGGCACCTGACCTGCATGTACCTGTAATGTTTCAAATGATAATTTTTTTTCACTCATTATATATTCCTCCTTCATATTTTTGCATCAGATATTCTTTATTTATTATTTTTGAAGTTTTTAATATCTTGCACGAAACTTCTTGTTTACAATCTAAAGAAAAGTAAAAATAAAAATCTTCTTGTAAGATAAGTTACAAGAAGATTTTCTTCATGCTTCTCATCTTCCAGGTTTCACACCTGCTGGAATTAGCACCGTTGAACAATAAAAAATCATTCAGGTTGCCGGGCATCATAGGGCCAGTCCCTCTGCCTCTCTGGATAAGAAGTTCCGTATTCGATTGAAAAAATGATAACAGATATATATAATACTTGTCAATAGAAAAATCAAAAAAAATAATTATTTTTTATTTTTGGGGAGTGGAACATTGTAAAAATGTTGACAAGCAATATTAAAATATTTATTATGAAAAAAGAATGAAGACATAATTTAGAGTTATATGGATAAATAATTAATGTTTTATTGCATAAATATAAGGTTATAGTTTAATCAGGTATAGAGTACTTGGGAAAAGAGGAGACATAATGAATTTTAAAAATTTAGTAGATAAATTCAATAATAGATTTATTTTTTTTGATGGAGCTATGGGAACAATGCTTCAAAAAGCAGGACTTAAATTAGGAGAATTACCAGAGGTACTTAATATTACAAATCCTGAAATAATAAGTGGGATACATAGAAAGTACTTAGATGCAGGAGCAGATATCATAACAACTAACACTTTTGGAGCTAATGAATTAAAATATGATTCTTCTGATTACACCATAGAAGATGTGATTTCAGCTGGAGTAAAACTTGCAAAACAAGAAGCAGGAGATAAATTGGTGGCTCTTGATATAGGGCCTATTGGAAAGATTATGGAACCTACAGGAAATTTAAGCTTTGAAAGTGCATATAAATTATTTAAGAATCAAATCGTTATAGGTGAAAAGTCTGGTGCGGATGTGGTTCTAATAGAAACTATGACTGACTTGTATGAGGCAAAAGCAGCTGTCCTTGCAGCAAAGGAAAATAGTAATATCCCTATATTTTGTACAATGACATTTCAGGAAGATGGAAGAACTCTTATGGGTACAGATGCTAAAACTATGGTATTTGTACTTGAAGCTTTAGGGGTTGATGTTCTTGGGGTTAACTGTTCTTTAGGGCCTAAAGAGCTTCAAGGGATTGTGGAAGAAATTTTGAAATATTCTTCTATACCGGTTATGGTGCAGCCTAACGCAGGACTTCCAAGGTATGATGGGGAAAATACAATTTATGATATATCCCCTGAAGATTTTGCAGAGAATGTATTAACCATGGCTCAAAAAGGGATCAGAGTCTTAGGAGGATGCTGTGGTACTACTCCAGAATTTATAAGAATGTGTAGAAAGGATTTAGAAGGGTTAACACCTTTGAATATAGAAGAAAAGCATTATACAGCAGTGTGTTCTGCCACAGATACGGTTATAGTAGGTGAAAAAATAAAGATTATTGGAGAAAGAATTAATCCTACAGGAAGAAGTATTTATAAAAAGGAATTAAAAGAAGGAAGTATCAATTATATACAAAAAGAGGCTATTATGCAAAAGGAAGAAGGAGCAAATATACTTGGAGTAAATGTGGGACTTCCAGAAATTAATGAAGTTGAAATTATGAAAAAGGCAATTAGGGCGGTACAGAAAGTAGTTCAATTGCCTCTTAGTATAGATAGTCCTGATCCACAAGTTTTAGAAACTGGAATAAGAATGTATAATGGAAAACCTGTGATAAACTCTGTAAATGGAAGTAAAAAATCTATGGAAGAAGTATTTCCCATAGTAAAAAAATATGGAGGATGTGTTATAGCACTTACCATAGATGAAAAGGGAATACCTCATACAGCAGAAGGAAGAGTAAAAATTGCAGAAAAAATAATTAAAACTGCAAGTATTTATGGTATTAATAAAAAGAATATAATAATAGATTGTCTAACTTTAACTGTATCTGCCCAACAAAAAGAAGTATTAGAGACAATAAAAGCTATAAAAATGGTAACAGAAAAATTTGGAGTAAAAACTGTTTTGGGAGTAAGTAATATATCCTTTGGGCTTCCAAACAGAAGTATACTAAATAGAACTTTTCTTGCTATGGCACTGCAGGCAGGATTGAATTTACCAATAATGAATCCCGCAGATGAGTCTATGAAAGAGGTTATAGCTGCTTTTCAAGTGCTTACCAACATAGATAAAGAAGGAAAAGAATATGTAATTAAATATGGAAATAAATCTAAAGATGAAAAGCCAAAAGGAGAAGGTAATAGTCCGCTTAAAAATGCGGATAATAATTTAAAAGATCTTAAACAATTGATTATTGATGGAATTGAAGATGAGGCTGAAGCTATGACAACAGAGCTTTTAAAGAATAAAAAGGCCCTTGAAATAGTAAATTCTTATATAATTCCTGCATTAGATGAAGTGGGAAAACAGTATGAATTGCAGGATATATTTTTGCCTCAACTTATACAGTCGGCGGAAACTGTAAAAAAATCTTTTGAAATAATAAAAGATAATATGTTGAGCAGCGGACAGAAAAGTTTAGAAAAGGGTACAATAGTACTAGCTACAGTAAAAGGTGATATACATGATATAGGGAAAAATATAGTTAAAGTGCTGCTTGAAAATTATGGTTTTGAAGTTATAGACCTAGGAAGGGATGTAGATATAGATAATATAGTAAATACCATACGAGATAATAATATAAAACTAGTTGGATTAAGTGCACTTATGACCACTACTGTAGCTAGTATGAAAAAAACTATAGAAGCTATAAGAGAAAATAACCTTAACTGTAAGATCGTAGTAGGGGGAGCGGTATTGAATCAAAATTATGCAGATATGATAGGAGCGGACTATTATGCCAAAGATGCCAGAGAAGCTGTTAAAATAGCAGAAGAGGTATTTTTAATTTAAAATTTATCTAAGGATATGGTTAAAATTATATTAAATTAAATCTTTTTATAGAATATTTTTTCAGATTAATATAAAATAGTTATGAAAGTAAAATCATATAAAAGCCGATTTGGAGAGATAAGAAATGAGTCAAAGAGCTAATCAAAAAAGTGTAAAATATGTACCTGAAATAAGAGGGACACTTAGAGATCATATGATAAATCTGCCTCTTGTAATTAGAGAAGCTAGTGGAATAAATATTTTTGGAAAGAGAATAAAATCCCTTGCATTTACTACAGATATAGCAGTTATAAAAAATATAAATGCAGATGCAATTTTAGCAGTTTATCCTTTTACTCCACAGATAGTTATAAGTGAAGCCTTAGTTGCAGTCTCTGATGTGCCAATATTTTGTGGCGTAGGAGGAGGACTTACTATGGGAAAAAGGGTTGTAAATTTGGCATTAAATGCTGAGTTTACAGGAGCTATGGGAGTAGTGGTGAATAGTCCAACATCTAATGAGGTTATAAGGGCAGTTAGGGACTCTATTGACATTCCTATTGTAGTTACAGTAGTATCTGAGCGGGATGATATTGAGATGAGAATAAAATCAGGAGCTTCCATATTAAATGTATCTGCTGGTAAGAATAGTGCAGAGCTCGTGAAAAAGATAAGAGAAAATTATAAAGAGTTCCCCATAATAGCTACGGGCGGAAAGACCGAAGATAGCATTAGGGAAACAATACAGGCAGGTGCAAATGCTATTTCTTATACTCCACCTTCAACAGCAGAATTATTTAAGGAAAGTATGGAAAGGTATAGAAATGCTTATTAAAAGTTGCACTTATATTAAATAATATTGTTTAATATAAGTGCAGTTTTTATTTAAGTGTAAAATATATTTAAAAAAATGAAGAAGGTATTGCATAATTATAATAATATATGTATAATTATTTATGTACTTAACCTAAGGAGTTAAAGTTTAATTATTTTAGAAAAGGGGAGAAATAATGAGAAATTTTAAAAAGGCAATAGTTTCATTAGTAATGATCATTTTTACAGTTGCCTTATTCACAGGCTGTGGTAATAATAGCGGTAATGAGACACAAAATTCTCTTGAAAAAGTGAAAAAGGCAGGGGTTTTAAAAATAGGATTAGAAGATTCTTTTCCACCAATGGAATTTAGGGATAGTAAAAATGTTCTTCAAGGATTTGATGTGGATATGGCTAATGCCATAGGGGAAAAACTTGGAGTGAAAACTGAATTTGTAGGTACTGAATTTAATGGTATAGTTTTGGCTCTTAAATCGGGTAAATTTGATGTAATAATTTCAGGACTTAGTATTGATGAAGATAGGAAGAAAGAAATAGATTTTTCAGAACCTTATATAGAAAATTCACAGATTATAATTACTAAAGTTGAAAATGATACAATTAAGACTTCAAAAGATCTTGAGGGAAAAATAGTAGGAGTAGGACTTGGTACAACCAGTGAAAAGGTTGCTAAAGAATTAACAGGTTTAAAAGAAGTTAAAAAATATGATAAAACTACAGAGGAACTTCAAGATCTATTAATAGGAAGAATTGATGCAGTTATAGTAGATGAACCTGTTGGAAAGTATTATATATCAGCTGATGATAAAAAAGGAAAGTATACTGTATTAAATGAAAAGCTTACTAGTGAACCAATGGGCATAGGATTTAGAAAAGGTGATAAGGAACTAGAAGAAGCAGTACAAAGGGCAGTAAATGAGTTAAAAGAAGATGGAACAATGTCTAAAATCTCAGCTAAATGGTTTGGGGAAGACATATATAAATAAATATATGCAAAAGGAAGTGTATGAAAGCAGTGGACGTGGGATTTATTAAGGACATATTACCTATCCTATTAAAGGGCAGTGTAATGACCATAGAACTTACAGTTATTACTTTGATACTTGGGACTATTCTTGGAATATTTTTAGCACTTTTAAAATTATCTAAAAATATGGTACTAAGAATTATATCAAGTATTTATACCTGGGTATTTAGAGGTACTCCATTACTACTTCAATTATTTTTCTTTTACTATGGGTTACCTTTTGTGGGTATAGAACTTAAACCTTTTTCGGCGGCTGTATTGGGTCTTGCATTAAATTGTGGTGCCTATATGGCAGAGATAATAAGAGGTGGAATACAATCTATACACAAAGGGCAGTTTGAAGCAGCCAAAGCTTTAGGCTTCAGTTATGGAGAGACCATGAGAAGGATAATATTACCTCAAACCTGGAAAGTTATAATACCTCCAGTGGGAAATGAATTTATAGCTATATTGAAAGATACTTCATTGGTATCTACTATAGCAATGGTTGAACTTATGAGATCAGCTCAGCAGATATATGCAAGCAGTTTTGATCCCATATCTGTATTTTTTACAGCAGCGGTTTTATATCTTATAATGACAACTATGTTTACAACTGTATTTTCAGCATTTGAAAAAAAATTAGCTGTTTATAGTTAATAGTAAAATATAATTGGAGGTATAATTATATGGAAAATATAATTTTGAATAATTATGAAGATTCAGATAAATTAGAATATATGATAGAAGGAATAAACTTAACTAAAAGTTTTAATAATTTAACAGTTTTTAAGGATTTGAATATAAAGGTAAAAAAAGGAGAAGTTCTGGTAGTGATAGGGGCATCAGGATCAGGTAAAAGTACTCTTTTAAGATGCTTGAATCACCTAGAGGATTTAGACAGTGGAACCATAATTATAGAAGGGGAAGAATTAAATCCAAAGGATAAAAAAATACTTAGAAAAATAACTACCAAGATGGGCATGGTATTTCAAAGCTTTAATCTGTTTCCTCATATGACTGCTATTGAAAATGTTATGGAAGCACCTTTGATAGTTAAAAAGGAAAAGAAAGCAGTGGTACTTGAAAGAGCCAAAAAACTTTTAAATAAAGTTGGACTTGGAGATAAAATGGATTATTATCCATCTAAACTTTCAGGAGGACAGCAGCAAAGAGTTGCTATAGCAAGGGCTCTTGCTATGAATCCAGATATAATGTTGTTTGACGAGCCTACATCAGCACTTGATCCGGAACTTGTTGGAGAAGTTTTGAATGTAATGAAGGACTTGGCAAAGGATGGAATGACCATGGTGGTTGTGAGTCATGAAATGGGCTTTGCAAAAGAAGTTGCAGATAGAGTTATATTTATGGATGGTGGGAAAATAGTTGAGCAGGGTACTCCTGAAGAAATATTTTCCAATCCTAAAGAAACCAGAACAAAAGCTTTCTTGGATAAGGTTATTAAATAGTTATTTGAATAACCACTAAGAGGTTCATAAATTATAGTTTTTAGAGAAAATAGTATTAATTAAAGAAAGAGTAGTTATTGAGTTTAACTAGCTATTGGTATAGTATATAAAAAATTTTGATATAATTTGGAGGTCTGATTTATGAAAGATAAAGTTGTATTGGCATATTCAGGAGGACTTGATACCTCAATTATTATTCCTTGGCTTAAGGAAAATTATGATTTGGATGTTATTGCTGCTTGTATAGATGTGGGACAAGATGATGACATGGAGGCAGTAAGAAATAAGGCAATAAAAACCGGGGCAGTTAAAGTATATATTGAAGATGTAAAGGAAGAGTTTGTAAGGGATTATTTATTTAGTGCGGTAAAAGCTCATATATTGTATGAAGATGCATATTTACTTGGAACTTCTCTTGCAAGGCCCCTTATGGCAAAAAGATTAGTAGAAATAGCCCATGCAGAAGGAGCTAAATATATAGCTCATGGATGTACTGGGAAAGGCAATGATCAGGTACGTTTTGAAGTAGGAGTAGCAAGTTTTGATCCTAAATTGGGTATAATAGCACCATGGAGAATATGGGATATAAAATCCAGAGAAGATGCCATAGATTATGCAAACTCTAAAGGAGTAGAAGTACCTGTAACTAAAGAAAAAATATATTCAAATGATAAAAATATATGGCATGTAAGCCATGAAGGAGGGGACTTGGAGGATCCTAAAAATGAACATAAAAGCAGCATGTACTTTATGACAACTCCTCCGGAAAAAGCAAAAGATGAGGTTTCTTATGTAGAACTGTATTTTGAACAGGGTATTCCTAAAAAATTGGATGGAAAAGAATTGCCTCCTGTAGAAATGATGCAAACTCTTAATAAATTAGGTGGAGAAAATGGAATTGGAATAGTAGATATGGTAGAAAATAGATTGGTTGGCATGAAATCAAGAGGGGTCTATGAAACACCAGGGGGAACAATATTATATGCTGCCCATGCTGCTCTTGAAAGATTGACCATAGATAAGAATACAGCACATTATAAGCAAATGATATCTCAAAAATATGGAGAACTTGTATATGATGGGTTATGGTTCAGCCCTTTAAAAGAAGCACTAGACGCTTTTGTAGAAGTTACTCAAAAGAATGTAACGGGAAGTGTAAAATTAAAGCTTTATAAGGGAAATGTTATGGTGGCTGGAGTGGATGCTCCATATGCACTATATGATGAGGACATTTCATCTTTTGGTGCAAGTGAATTATATGATCATAAAGATGCTGAAGGATTTATTAAAATATTTAGTCTTCCATATAAAATTAAAGCTATGATAGAAAAGGAGAAGGGAAATTAAATTATGAAGCTTTGGGGCGGGAGATTTAAAAAATCTGAAAGTAAACTTATGGAGGATTTTAATAGTTCTCTAAGTTTTGATAGACAACTTTACAAGGAAGACATAGAAGGAAGTATGGTTCATGTTAAAATGCTTGCTAAATGTAATATCTTATCTAGTGAAGAAAGTAAAGCTATATTAAGTGGACTAGAATCTATATTAAAAGATATAGAGGAAGGTAAACTTGAGGTAGAAGGAGATTATGAGGATATACATAGCTTTGTGGAAATTAATTTAATAGAAAGAATAGGACAGGTAGCAAAAAAATTACATACTGCCAGAAGTAGAAACGACCAAGTAGCATTGGACTTTAGATTATATGCTAAGAGAAAAGCCCTAGAGGTAGTTGAAAATATAGAGTATCTTCAGGATGTAATAGAAAATCTTGGCGATAAAAATAATGTAATAATGCCGGGATATACTCACCTTCAAAGGGCACAGGTAGTAACTTTTAAACATCATATAATGGCATATTATCACATGTTTAAAAGAGATAGGGAAAGAATATTAAATGCCATTTGTATCATGGATGAGAGTCCTCTGGGATGTTGTGCATTAGCAGGAACTACTTATAACATAGATAGAAATTTTACTGCTCAAGAATTGGGATTTAAAAAACCTGTAGATAATTTTTTAGATGGTGTAAGTGACAGGGATTATGTTATAGAGTTGATATCAGATTTTTCTATAATAATGATGCATTTAAGTCGTTTAAGTGAAGAACTTATATTATGGAGCAGTAAAGAATTTGATTTTATACGAATAGATGATGAATTTTCCACAGGAAGCAGCATAATGCCTCAAAAGAAGAATCCTGATGCTGCAGAACTTATAAGAGGCAAAACTGGGAGAGTATACGGGTCACTCGTGTCACTGCTAACTACTATGAAAGGCATTCCTCTTGCCTATAATAAAGATATGCAGGAAGATAAAGAACAGCTTTTTAACTCCTTAGATACTGTATTAAGTTGTTTGAAGATTATGAGTGGTATGCTCTCCACATTAAAAGTCAATGAAAAAAACACTTTTAATGCAGTTAAAAAGGGATTTTTAAATGCCACAGAAGCAGCAGATTATTTAGTTAATAAAGGTATGGCATTTAGGGATGCACATAAGGTGATTGGTGAAATTGTGCTGTATTGTGAAGATAAGAATAGAGCCATAGAAGATATTTCTTTAGATGAGCTAAAAAAATTCAGTTCTCTTTTTGAAGAGGATGTATATGATTTTATAGATTATGAGAATACGATAAATAGAGGAATAAAAAGAAATTTGAAATAATAGCACCTTAAAAAAGTGGAAAACTTGATTGAAAAGTTTTCCACTTTTTTAGAGCAAATAATTTCTTTAACAACTACTTAACTTCACCTGCATCTCTTGTATCTCTGGAAGTTCTTTCTTTTCCGAAAAATGAAAGAGCATATAATCCTCCAAGACCTACAAGAGCATATAGTACCCTGGTGAAAGTAGACATTGTTCCAAATAGTGCTGCTATAAGATCAAATCTAAAAAATCCAATTAGTCCCCAATTTAGAGCACCTATTACAACTAATACTAGTGCAATAATATCTAGTGTTCTCATATTTACATCTCCTTTTTATTTTATATAAAATATTGTGCCCGTATTTATTATTTCCATATTCTTAAAATTTATAAGTTAAAATAAAAAGAAGATAAAAAACTAGTGTTCGCTATTTAAGATATCTATATTTAAACTTCTATCTACAGGCTGGAAAAGAGATATAATGGTATCTGTTCTCTGTACTCCTTCTACAGATTGTATTTTATTCATAAGTAAATTTTGCAGGTCAGTTATATTTTTACAAATAACCTTTATAAATATTGAATATTCTCCAGTAGTATAATGAATCTCTACAATTTCTTTTATGTTCTCCAATTGTTCCAGGGTCTCTTTGAAAGATTTAGCCTTGTCAAGATATATGCCGATAAAACCACATACATCATATCCTATTTTAGAGTTGTCAATTATAAGTTTGGTACCTTTAATTATGTGCATATCCTGCATTTTTTTCATTCTAACATGTATGGTTCCGCCGCTTACATGACATTTTCTAGCTATTTCTAGAAAAGGAGTTCTTGAGTCCTTTAAAAGAATGTCAAGAATTTGAAGGTCTAAATCATCTAACCCGTTAATTTTTAAGCTCAATTTATATTTCCTCCTTTTTAAAATCTATTAAAATCAATTTAATTTTTTAATAAAATTTACATTAATATAATTTACTATAGTTTAAATGTATAACAATCCTATAATAACATTATATCAGAAACTTTATCAAATTAATAATTTTAAACGTTATCATTGGCAAATAATTTCTAATTGTTTAATGGTAACTAGCTATATTTGATAAATAAGTAAATTATTATAATATTAATTAGTAATATTGTAATTTATACAAAAAAGTATTATTATATTGTTAAAGAAATTAAAAGCAAAAAATAAATAGTTTATCCGAATATTGAAGGGAGCTTTTATATATGAAAACGTATGTATTAAAAGATGAGAATGAAAGAGAATTAAAACTTTTAGATGAAACAATTGAAAAAATCAAAAGGGAAAAATTACCTAGTATACTTAAAATACAACAAGCAATATTAAGGTCAGTAGATGATTATATGTATAAAAATGGAGTAGTAAGGCTTCTGCCTAACATGATATCTCCCATAACAGATCCTCTCTGTCATAGTGTAGAAGATTGTGATTTTACTTATGGAGGTCAAAAATTCAATGTTACAAAATCTATGATATTCCATAAACAACTGGCTTTATCAAATCCGTACTTACAGAAGATATACATTGTATCCCCTAATGTAAGGCTTGAACTTCCAGAAAGAGGAGACGTAAGGCATTTATTTGAATTTACCCAAGTGGACTTTGAGTTTAAAGATGCAACTATGGATACCGTATTTGGATTCATGGAAGGATTAATAGAACAAGCATTTTGCTATATAAAAGAAGAGTGTAAAGAAGAATTTAAAAAATTGGGAGTAGGAACTTCTCATTTAGATGTATCAGGTCCTTTTGAAAGGCATACTACTCAAGAGTTAAAGGCTAAGTATGGAGAAGACTTTGAAGCTCTTGCTTCAAAGGAAGCAACTAGACCTTTCTGGCTGATAAATCACAAGAGAGAGTTTTATGATGCTGAAGACCTAGAAAACAAGGGAACATATAAAAATTACGATTTAATATGGCCTATGGGTTATGTAGAAGGATTAAGCGGAGGAGAAAGAGAATATAACTATGATAGAATTATAACAAGAATGAGAGAAGCAGGTATGGATGAACAGTCTATGAAAGATTATATTGAACTGGCTAAAAGAGGAGAAATTCCCAAAACAGCTGGGGCCGGATTTGGAGTTGAAAGAATGACTAGATTTGTTTGCCAGCAGGATGATATTGATGAAGTTACTGTATTTAGTAGAAAGCCAGGAAAAGGTAAATATATATTTTAAACAAAAAGCTGTCTTCAAATAAAGATTTGGGACAGCCTTTTTAATGTATAAAAAGCTGCTGTTATTTATTTTTTTACGTTTAAAGTATATAATAATATAAGAATATATAAATTAAAGGAGGAAATAAAATGCCTTCATGGTTAAATATAGCTTTACAAGTACTGGTTATGACGGTACTTGTGATAATTTTTTATAAATTATTAAAATCCCATGTACTACATAAATTTTATCCTAACAAATGGCTGATTCTTATACTGGCTATAGGAGCATTTTTTTTGCCGCCTGTGATCTCAGCTTATTTTAAGTATAATCTAAATGGTACCATATGGCAGTATATTTCTTCTGCAGTGTTTTTAATCTTGTTTTTATGGTTTGTAGATTTGAAAAATGGGGGTATATATAAAAATGGAGGAAAATCTTCCAAGGGTAAAGATATAAAGATAAGGCCCAAAGCTAAACCCAATAGAGCAAATAGGGGAAAATAATAAGTTTATGATACTTTTATACCAGGAGCAAATTAGCTATAATTTAAGCAGGTGTGATTTACTTTAATAAAATACTAATTTTCAAGGGAGTGAGGGTTTATGATAAGAAAATTCAAATACTATATGCCAGAATTGGATGAAAGTTGTTTTATAGCAGACAATGCAGAGGTTATAGGGAAAGTTAAACTTTGTGAAGATGTAAGTATATGGTTTGGTGCTGTGCTTAGAGGAGATTTAAATCATATATATGTGGGGAAAGGAAGTAACGTACAGGACAATTGTACTATACATACAAGTGTAGATAAAAATCCCACGGAGATAGGGGAGTATGTTACCATAGGTCATAATGCCATAGTACATGGAGGAAAGATTGGAAATTATTCTTTAATAGGCATGGGTTCCATAATTTTAGATAATGCAGAAATTGGAGAAGAGACTATTATAGGAGCAGGGAGCCTTGTGACTCAAAATAAAAAAATACCTTCAGGAGTACTGTGTATGGGTTCTCCAGCAAAAGTCATAAGGAAACTTACTATAGAGGAAAAAAAATTTCTGAGACATTCTGCAGAGGAGTATATTAGACAATCTAAAAGTTATAAACAATATATAATAGTATAAATTGAATGCAGAGGATTTTAAATATAATTTAGTCACCTATTTTATTACAAAAGTATAGATATATATTAACATAAATAATTTAGGAGATTAAATATGCCCATTTTCAAATTAGGATCTAGAGGCACTGAAGTTATGCATATACAGGCAACTCTAAAAAAAATAGGATATAATCCCGGAGTAATAGATGGAATATATGGTACAGATACTAAAAAAGCAGTGGAAATTTTTCAGAGAAATCATGGCTTAATTGTAGATGGAATAATAGGACCTAATACTTATAGAATTTTAAGAAGTTTTATGTTAGGATATGATATGTATACCATTAGAACAGGGGATACTCTGTACAGCATAGCTAAAAAATATGGAACTGACGTGTATGACATAATAGTAGCAAATCCCGGAATAGAACCTTTTCAATTGATTCCGGGTGTACAAGTCAAGGTACCTTATAATATAGATGTGGTAGATACAAATATAGATTACACCTACAATATATTGGAAACGGATCTTATGGGATTAGAAGCTAGGTACCCCTTTATAACCGTTGGCAGTATAGGAGAAAGTGTACTTGGAAAACAGCTTTATTATGTGAAACTTGGTGTAGGCTCAAATGAAATATCATATAATGGAGTTCATCATTCACTGGAATGGATAACGGCTCCACTTCTAATGAAATTTATAGAGAATTTTTCTAGAGCTTACAGCCGGGGAGAAAATATAAGAGGATATAATATAGGGGATATATGGAGAAATAGTAGCATATATATAGTTCCCATGGTAAATCCTGATGGGGTAGAACTTGTTTTGAATGGATTAAGTAGGAATAATCCTTTTTACTATGATTTGAAAAGATGGAATAATGGCAGTGAAGATTTCTCTAAAGATTGGCAGGCCAATAATAGAGGGGTGGATATTAATCATAATTATGATGCAGGGTGGGAGCTTTCAAAAGAAGCGGAAGCTTTCTATGGGGTATATGGACCTGGACCTACCAGATACTCAGGACCTTATCCTGTATCGGAACCTGAGACAAAGGCTATGGTAAGATTCACAAATGGTCATAATTTTAGACTGGTATTAGCATATCATAGTCAAGGAGAAGTTATTTACTGGCAGTATGGTGAAGTAACTCCTTCAGAGTCAAGAAGAATAGGAGAGTTGTTTGCTAAGGCCAGTGGTTATTCTTTAGAAGAAACTACGGGAATAGCATCCTATGCGGGATATAAAGACTGGTTTATACAAGATCATAGGAGACCTGGATTCACTATAGAAGTAGGAAAAGGGAAAAACCCTCTTCCTATAAGTCAATTTGATAAAATATATGAGGATAATGAGGAAATACTTTTACTGGCATCTGTAATATGATGTATTCCACCTCTTCAGGTGGAATACATAGGGATTTAAATACAATTATCAAGTGGTTCAGAGGTTTTAGGTGGAGGTTGCTA
This window of the Clostridium kluyveri DSM 555 genome carries:
- the argH gene encoding argininosuccinate lyase, yielding MKLWGGRFKKSESKLMEDFNSSLSFDRQLYKEDIEGSMVHVKMLAKCNILSSEESKAILSGLESILKDIEEGKLEVEGDYEDIHSFVEINLIERIGQVAKKLHTARSRNDQVALDFRLYAKRKALEVVENIEYLQDVIENLGDKNNVIMPGYTHLQRAQVVTFKHHIMAYYHMFKRDRERILNAICIMDESPLGCCALAGTTYNIDRNFTAQELGFKKPVDNFLDGVSDRDYVIELISDFSIIMMHLSRLSEELILWSSKEFDFIRIDDEFSTGSSIMPQKKNPDAAELIRGKTGRVYGSLVSLLTTMKGIPLAYNKDMQEDKEQLFNSLDTVLSCLKIMSGMLSTLKVNEKNTFNAVKKGFLNATEAADYLVNKGMAFRDAHKVIGEIVLYCEDKNRAIEDISLDELKKFSSLFEEDVYDFIDYENTINRGIKRNLK
- a CDS encoding Lrp/AsnC ligand binding domain-containing protein; translated protein: MSLKINGLDDLDLQILDILLKDSRTPFLEIARKCHVSGGTIHVRMKKMQDMHIIKGTKLIIDNSKIGYDVCGFIGIYLDKAKSFKETLEQLENIKEIVEIHYTTGEYSIFIKVICKNITDLQNLLMNKIQSVEGVQRTDTIISLFQPVDRSLNIDILNSEH
- a CDS encoding asparagine synthetase A; amino-acid sequence: MKTYVLKDENERELKLLDETIEKIKREKLPSILKIQQAILRSVDDYMYKNGVVRLLPNMISPITDPLCHSVEDCDFTYGGQKFNVTKSMIFHKQLALSNPYLQKIYIVSPNVRLELPERGDVRHLFEFTQVDFEFKDATMDTVFGFMEGLIEQAFCYIKEECKEEFKKLGVGTSHLDVSGPFERHTTQELKAKYGEDFEALASKEATRPFWLINHKREFYDAEDLENKGTYKNYDLIWPMGYVEGLSGGEREYNYDRIITRMREAGMDEQSMKDYIELAKRGEIPKTAGAGFGVERMTRFVCQQDDIDEVTVFSRKPGKGKYIF
- a CDS encoding DUF378 domain-containing protein, which codes for MRTLDIIALVLVVIGALNWGLIGFFRFDLIAALFGTMSTFTRVLYALVGLGGLYALSFFGKERTSRDTRDAGEVK
- a CDS encoding argininosuccinate synthase, whose protein sequence is MKDKVVLAYSGGLDTSIIIPWLKENYDLDVIAACIDVGQDDDMEAVRNKAIKTGAVKVYIEDVKEEFVRDYLFSAVKAHILYEDAYLLGTSLARPLMAKRLVEIAHAEGAKYIAHGCTGKGNDQVRFEVGVASFDPKLGIIAPWRIWDIKSREDAIDYANSKGVEVPVTKEKIYSNDKNIWHVSHEGGDLEDPKNEHKSSMYFMTTPPEKAKDEVSYVELYFEQGIPKKLDGKELPPVEMMQTLNKLGGENGIGIVDMVENRLVGMKSRGVYETPGGTILYAAHAALERLTIDKNTAHYKQMISQKYGELVYDGLWFSPLKEALDAFVEVTQKNVTGSVKLKLYKGNVMVAGVDAPYALYDEDISSFGASELYDHKDAEGFIKIFSLPYKIKAMIEKEKGN
- a CDS encoding gamma carbonic anhydrase family protein — encoded protein: MIRKFKYYMPELDESCFIADNAEVIGKVKLCEDVSIWFGAVLRGDLNHIYVGKGSNVQDNCTIHTSVDKNPTEIGEYVTIGHNAIVHGGKIGNYSLIGMGSIILDNAEIGEETIIGAGSLVTQNKKIPSGVLCMGSPAKVIRKLTIEEKKFLRHSAEEYIRQSKSYKQYIIV